The Candidatus Omnitrophota bacterium region GGAACAACGATTATCCCGGTCTCCAAACTCTGCTTCGGATTTGCTTCCGGCGGCTCCGATTTCGGCGGAAAGAACGCTTCCTCAGGCGACCAGAATTTTGGCGGAGGCAGCGGCGCAGGCATCAACATCATCCCGGTCGCGTTTCTTGTTGTATCGAATGGCAACGTCAAGCTTCTGCCGGTATCGCCCCCCGCCGGTAATACGATCGATCGTGTTGTTGAGATGGTGCCCGGCGTGGTCGACAAAATAACCGAGGCATTCAGCAAAGAGAAGCACAAATCACGTGAGGATTATTCGAAATCTGAGGACTCAGTATTTTAGTCCCCTGTCCTCCCATGAATAAAAAAAATCGCCTTGCGGGAAAATACGCAGGGCGAAATTTTTTTAAATAGGATGGGAAAATGATAAAAATCATTACAAGTTCAATATACCGAAGTCATACAAAAAATAGAATATTGTTTTTACCAAAAATTTTATCTTTTATTTGCATTGCTATTTTGCTATTACACCTCACCAACTTCCAATCAGCCGCAGCGACCAATTCAGATCCTGCTTTTCCCGGTGTTTCCGCTCAGGCAGCCGTTGTGCTGGATACGACAACAGGGAGGATCCTTTTTGAGAAAAATGCGGATCGGCAGATGCGGATCGCAAGT contains the following coding sequences:
- the ytfJ gene encoding GerW family sporulation protein gives rise to the protein MEKPIVDMMSVTLQKIKEMIDVNTIIGQAITAPDGTTIIPVSKLCFGFASGGSDFGGKNASSGDQNFGGGSGAGINIIPVAFLVVSNGNVKLLPVSPPAGNTIDRVVEMVPGVVDKITEAFSKEKHKSREDYSKSEDSVF
- a CDS encoding D-alanyl-D-alanine carboxypeptidase → MIKIITSSIYRSHTKNRILFLPKILSFICIAILLLHLTNFQSAAATNSDPAFPGVSAQAAVVLDTTTGRILFEKNADRQMRIASTTKIMTAVVALEHTDLKNTVKIIRKYFAEGSSMYLKEGEEISVSDLLYGLLLMSG